The following nucleotide sequence is from Candidatus Deferrimicrobiaceae bacterium.
TCCCTCGCCGCGCTCGATGACGAGCGGGTCGTCCTTCTCCCAGTCCGCCATCTGGGTGAAGGGGTGCCAGATCGTCGCCTTATCCCTGGTTTGCAGCCGTCCCGTCCGCTCCAATTTCTCTCTCCCGAAGCGCCTCGTCGATCCTTGTCGCCGCCGTGCGTACCATCTCTTCGGTGTGCGTGGCCATGAGCGTCAGGCGCAGGCGGCCCGTCCCCTCCGGCACCGTGGGGGGCCGGATTCCGTGGACGAACACCCCCCGGTCGAACAGCGCCCGGGAAACGGCCATCGTGTCCTCGTCGGACCCCACGAGGATCGGCACGATGGCGGTGTCCGAACCGGCCTTCCGCCCCCTCGCCTCCATCTCCCCCCGGAACGTCTTCCCGTTCTCCCACAAGGCCGAAAGCCGCCCGGGCTCACGCACCAGGAGGCCGAGCGAGGCAAGCGTCGCCCCCGCGATCGCCGGGGGAAGGCCGGTGTTGAAGATGAACGGCCGGCACTTGTTGATGAAGTAGTCGACCATCTTCCGCGTGGAGCACAGGTACGCGCCATACGTGCCCAGCGCCTTCGAGAAAGTCCCCATCTGGATCTCGACCCGGCCGGTGAGGCCGAAGTGATCCGCGGAACCGCGCCCGCGGGGGGGGAGCACCCCCGTGGCGTGGGCGTCGTCGACGACCAGGATCGCCCCGTGCCGCTCCTTGACCGTAACGAGGTCGGGAAGCGGCGCGATATCCCCGTCCATGCTGAAGACGCTGTCCGTCACCACGATCTTCCGACGGGAGGAGGAGGACTTGAGGAGGTCCTCCAGATGGGTGACGTCCGCGTGCCGGTACACCTCCACGCGGGCCCGTGACAGCCGGCATCCGTCCACGATGGAGGCGTGGTTCAGCTCGTCCGAGAAGATCGTCGCGTCGTCGTTGCCGAGCGTGGACAGGATCCCCAGATTGGCCATGTACCCCGCGCTGAACGTGAGACAGCTTTCCGCCCCTTTGAACCGCGCCACTGCCTCCTCGAGCTCGGCGTGGACGTCCATGTGCCCGCTGATGAGGCGGGAGGCGCCCGATCCGACCCCGTAGCGGCCGGCGCACTCCGCGAGCGCCGCGACCACCTCCGGGTGGTTGGCCAGACCCAGGTAATTGTTGGAAGAGAAGTTCAGCACTTCCCTCCCCTCGATCACGATCCTGGCGTCCTGGGGGGAGGAGAGCCGCCGCAGAAAGCGGTACCGCCCCTTCTCCTGGAGAGCCGTAATCTCCTCGGTGAGAAAGGAAAGGTCCATCAGGCGGGGAGGACGGTCAACCCCAGGTCGCGGATCATCCGGAGGTCATCCTCCGCCGGTCGTCCGGCCGTCGTCAGGTAGTTCCCCGCCATCGTCCCGGTCGCCCCCGCGGCGAAGATGAGGCTTTGCAGGTCCCGCAGATTCACCTCGCGGCCGCCGCAGACGATGATCTCCCGGCCGGGATGGACAAGCCGCATCATCCCGATGATCTTGAGGCAGTCGAAGGGGGCGAGCCCCCCTCTTCCCTCGAGCGGCGTCCCCGGGATCGGGTTGAGGAAGTTGACCGGGATCGAGTCCACGGCAAGCTCCCGAAGCGTTACAGCCAGTTCGACGCGGTCCGCGGCCGTCTCGCCGATTCCGAAGATCCCCCCGCAGCAGACCCAGGCCCCGGACGCTTTCGCCGCCCGGACCGCCCGGACGTCCTCCTCATAGTCGTGCGTCGTGCACATCGAGGGGAAGAAGCTCCGGGACGTCTCGAGGTTGTGGTGCACCGACCGGAGCCCCCGCGAAAGAAGATAGGTCACGTCTTCGGCCGACAGGTTCCCGAGGCTCACGCACGTCTCGATCCCCACCTCGGCCCGGATCCGCCCGATGGCGTTCCCCACCCGTTCGAGCTCACCGCGGCTGCGCATCGCGAGCCCCGACGAAACGATCGAAAACTCCCTGGCCCCGCGGGCCTTCGCCTCCCGTGCGGCCCGGATCATCTCCTCCTCTTCGATGAGGGGGTATTTCCGGATGTCGGCCTTCGACCGGCGGGACTGGGAGCAGAAAGAGCAGTCCTCCGAGCAGAATCCGGATTTCGCGTTCACGATGGAGCAGAGCCGTATCGCGTCCCCCTTGAAGCGTCGGCGGACGCCATCCGTCACGTCGAGGAGGCGCCAGAGGTCTTCCCGCGGCAGCGCCAGGACGGCAAGCGCGTCCTCCGCCCCGATCCCCTCCCCGCTCATAGCGTTTTCCCGAATCCGTTTCCAGAAATCTTCCAAGAAGCCCCTCCCCAGGAAAGCAGCGACCTCCCATTGTCGGCGGAACCCGGCGCCGCTGTCAACCTTTATGCCGGCGGACAGGTTTACAGAGGGGAAGGGGCGGGCCTTTCCCGATTCCCCTGTCCCGGGGAGGGTCGTTTTTCCATTACAATAAGAGAAAGCGGAAATTCTTTTTCTCCCCTGCGAAAGGGAGGTCATGGGAAAAAAGATACGGCTGGTGGTGTTCGACCTGGACGGAACACTGGTCGATTCCAAGGTCGACCTGGCGAATTCGGTCAATTACGCCCTGGGGGAGTTCGGATTCCCCTCCCTTCCGAACGGGACCATCTACTCCTACGTGGGCAACGGAGCCTCGACGCTCATCCTGCGGTCCCTGGGGACCGGCGGGAAAGAGATCCTCCCTCGCGTCCTCGAGACGTTTCTCGCCCATTACCGGGGACACTTGCTGGACACGACCGTCCCCTATCCGGGAGTCCGGGAGAGCCTTTCCGGGCACAACGGCGCCTTCGAGATGGCGGTGCTGACGAACAAGCCGATCGACATGACCCGGGCGATCCTTACCGGACTCTCGCTCTCCCGGCACTTCGTCGACGTGCGCGGGGGGGACAGTTTCGGGAGCAAGAAACCGGACCCGGAAGGACTGCTGCGCATCATGGAGAAGCGGGGGACGACCCCTGCGGAAACCCTCATGGTCGGGGACTCCGTGAACGACATCCTCGCCGGGCTGGGGGCCGGGGTCGCTACGTGCGGCGTCACCTACGGACTCGGCGCGGAGGGATTCGCCATGCACCCCCCGGACTTCACCATCGACCGGTTCCCGGAGCTGTTCGAGCGGATCCGCCCGATCGGATAAAGGGGAAATTTACGGCCGTGCGTCCACCCGGATCGTTCCCCATCCCCGCCATCCTCCTGTTCGCCGGGATCGTGCTTGTCCTGCGGCTTGCCTCCCGCTATCCCTCCCCGATCCCGCTGTTCCAACCCGACCTGCTGGGCGCGGCCCTGTTCCTTTATGCCCCTTTCCTGTACTACCGGCGCGGACGGGCGCCGACCTGGACCCGGCTTGCGGACGCGAAACAAAGCGTGGTCTTCTTTCTGGCGCTGGGGGCGGGGGGAGCGTTGGCCTTTTTCCTCGTTTCCGCTCTCCCTCTTCCCCTCTTCCCCCGCTCGCCCGGGGCGGGAGTCTCCTCCCTGGGCGCTCTCCTCTTCCGCCAGGCGATTCTCGTCGCCCTTCCCGAGGAGGTCTTCTTCCGGGGGTACCTGTACGACGCTTTCGAGGAGAAGGGGTGGGAGCCGGTCACCGCCTCGTCCCTTCTCTTCGCCGCGGGGCACCTGGCCATTCACGCGTCGGCGTACCGGGCGCTCACCTTCTTTCCCGCCCTCGCGTTCGGGTGGGCGCGGAAAAAAACGGGCAACATCTACGTCCCCGTGCTCCTGCACCTGCTGTACAACCTGTTTCCCTACCTGTCGGGAGGACCGGGATGAGCGGCGTCCGGGTGGCGTCCGGCCACCTCTTCTTCTTTTTCGCCTATGACG
It contains:
- the bioF gene encoding 8-amino-7-oxononanoate synthase — its product is MDLSFLTEEITALQEKGRYRFLRRLSSPQDARIVIEGREVLNFSSNNYLGLANHPEVVAALAECAGRYGVGSGASRLISGHMDVHAELEEAVARFKGAESCLTFSAGYMANLGILSTLGNDDATIFSDELNHASIVDGCRLSRARVEVYRHADVTHLEDLLKSSSSRRKIVVTDSVFSMDGDIAPLPDLVTVKERHGAILVVDDAHATGVLPPRGRGSADHFGLTGRVEIQMGTFSKALGTYGAYLCSTRKMVDYFINKCRPFIFNTGLPPAIAGATLASLGLLVREPGRLSALWENGKTFRGEMEARGRKAGSDTAIVPILVGSDEDTMAVSRALFDRGVFVHGIRPPTVPEGTGRLRLTLMATHTEEMVRTAATRIDEALREREIGADGTAANQG
- the bioB gene encoding biotin synthase BioB; its protein translation is MEDFWKRIRENAMSGEGIGAEDALAVLALPREDLWRLLDVTDGVRRRFKGDAIRLCSIVNAKSGFCSEDCSFCSQSRRSKADIRKYPLIEEEEMIRAAREAKARGAREFSIVSSGLAMRSRGELERVGNAIGRIRAEVGIETCVSLGNLSAEDVTYLLSRGLRSVHHNLETSRSFFPSMCTTHDYEEDVRAVRAAKASGAWVCCGGIFGIGETAADRVELAVTLRELAVDSIPVNFLNPIPGTPLEGRGGLAPFDCLKIIGMMRLVHPGREIIVCGGREVNLRDLQSLIFAAGATGTMAGNYLTTAGRPAEDDLRMIRDLGLTVLPA
- a CDS encoding HAD-IA family hydrolase; amino-acid sequence: MGKKIRLVVFDLDGTLVDSKVDLANSVNYALGEFGFPSLPNGTIYSYVGNGASTLILRSLGTGGKEILPRVLETFLAHYRGHLLDTTVPYPGVRESLSGHNGAFEMAVLTNKPIDMTRAILTGLSLSRHFVDVRGGDSFGSKKPDPEGLLRIMEKRGTTPAETLMVGDSVNDILAGLGAGVATCGVTYGLGAEGFAMHPPDFTIDRFPELFERIRPIG
- a CDS encoding type II CAAX endopeptidase family protein, which produces MRPPGSFPIPAILLFAGIVLVLRLASRYPSPIPLFQPDLLGAALFLYAPFLYYRRGRAPTWTRLADAKQSVVFFLALGAGGALAFFLVSALPLPLFPRSPGAGVSSLGALLFRQAILVALPEEVFFRGYLYDAFEEKGWEPVTASSLLFAAGHLAIHASAYRALTFFPALAFGWARKKTGNIYVPVLLHLLYNLFPYLSGGPG